In one window of Canis lupus baileyi chromosome 10, mCanLup2.hap1, whole genome shotgun sequence DNA:
- the FAM219A gene encoding protein FAM219A isoform X3 — MMEEIDRFQDPAAASISDGDCDAREGESVAMNYKPSPLQVKLEKQRELARKGSLKNGSMGSPVNQQPKKNNVMARTRLVVPNKGYSSLDQSPDEKPLVALDTDSDDDFDMSRYSSSGYSSAEQINQDLNIQLLKDGYRLDEIPDDEDLDLIPPKSVNPTCMCCQATSSTACHIQ; from the exons GACCCAGCCGCCGCCTCCATCTCAGACGGGGACTGTGACGCCCGGGAGGGTGAGTCAGTAGCCATGAATTACAAACCATCCCCGCTCCAAGTGAAGCTGG AAAAGCAGCGGGAGCTGGCCCGAAAGGGCTCCCTGAAGAATGGCAGCATGGGTAGCCCCGTCAACCAGCAACCCAAGAAGAACAATGTCATGGCTCGGACAAG GCTGGTCGTCCCCAATAAAGGCTACTCCTCGCTTGACCAGAGCCCAGATGAGAAGCCACTGGTAGCCCTTGACACGGACAG CGATGATGACTTTGACATGTCCAGATATTCCTCCTCTGGCTACTCCTCTGCTGAG CAGATCAACCAAGATTTGAACATCCAGCTGCTGAAGGACGGCTACCGGTTAGACGAGATACCAGATGACGAGGACCTGGACCTCATTCCCCCCAAGTCCGTGAACCCTACCTGCATGTGCTGCCAGGCCACGTCCTCCACCGCCTGCCACATTCAGTAG
- the FAM219A gene encoding protein FAM219A isoform X6, which produces MMEEIDRFQDPAAASISDGDCDAREEKQRELARKGSLKNGSMGSPVNQQPKKNNVMARTRLVVPNKGYSSLDQSPDEKPLVALDTDSDDDFDMSRYSSSGYSSAEQINQDLNIQLLKDGYRLDEIPDDEDLDLIPPKSVNPTCMCCQATSSTACHIQ; this is translated from the exons GACCCAGCCGCCGCCTCCATCTCAGACGGGGACTGTGACGCCCGGGAGG AAAAGCAGCGGGAGCTGGCCCGAAAGGGCTCCCTGAAGAATGGCAGCATGGGTAGCCCCGTCAACCAGCAACCCAAGAAGAACAATGTCATGGCTCGGACAAG GCTGGTCGTCCCCAATAAAGGCTACTCCTCGCTTGACCAGAGCCCAGATGAGAAGCCACTGGTAGCCCTTGACACGGACAG CGATGATGACTTTGACATGTCCAGATATTCCTCCTCTGGCTACTCCTCTGCTGAG CAGATCAACCAAGATTTGAACATCCAGCTGCTGAAGGACGGCTACCGGTTAGACGAGATACCAGATGACGAGGACCTGGACCTCATTCCCCCCAAGTCCGTGAACCCTACCTGCATGTGCTGCCAGGCCACGTCCTCCACCGCCTGCCACATTCAGTAG